CGGGCTCTGCGTGTCCGGGTGCGGCGACAGTGGGCCGGTCGCGAGGGGGCGTGGGACGGGCTTGGTCAGCGTCAGGTGGGAACGTTGCCGGATATGATCGGTTGGTGAACGCCGCCGTCATACTGCAGGCGGGCGCGACGCCGTCCGCTCCCGCTCTGGTCCTTCGACCCTGGTGCGTGGTGGACGTTGCCGCACTGGTTGAGGTGTCCGCGGATCCCGCTTTGCGCCAATGGACAAGCTCTCCCGTGGAGAACGATGCTGACGGGGCGCGGTGGGTGCAGGCCCAGCAGCGGGGTTGGGCGGCAGGAGACAGGTTCGGCTTCGCAGTCCTTGAAGCACAACCCGAGTCAACTCACGGGCAGTTGGTCGGCAACGTGGTCCTCAAGGAAATCACGTCCGGCAAACCGTCAGCCGAGGTGGGCTACTGGACCGCGGCGCACGCTCGCGGGCGGGGTGTGGCCCCCCGCGCTCTGGAGGTTCTCACCGGCTGGGCCTTCGACACCTTCGCGGCCGACGGGCTGGAACGTCTCGAACTCCTTCATCAGGAGGACAACCTGGCATCGTGCCGCGTTGCGCAGAAGAGCGGCTACGACTTCGACAGAGTCCTGCCCGCAGCACCGCCCTCCTTCCCTCTCGATGGCCATCTGCACATACGACGCACGGATGCCTGAGAACAGCGCGAAAGCCGGTGCCTCCCGCCGTGCGAGAGACCTCACCGATCTTTCATCCCGAGGGCTGCGGGCGAGCGAAAAACGGTCGCAGAGGCCGGCCCGGTTCTGCAGACTCTGGGTTGTGGATCGCTTGGTGGAGATCGCGAATCGACTGACCGACGTCAGCGGAGTTGTCGGGGTGTGCCTGGGAGGCAGCCGGGCGAGGGGAACGCACCGTCCGGACTCCGACTTTGACCTGGGCCTGTACTACCGGCCGCCGTTGGATACCGCCACCCTGCGTCTGCTCGCGGCCGAGCTGACCGGCGGATCAGTTGAGGTAACTGAGCCGGGCGGGTGGGGAACGTGGGTGGACGGCGGCGCCTGGCTGACCGTCGACGGCCACCGCGTGGACTGGATCTACCGCGACCTGGACCGGGTACACCGCATCTGGCAGGAGTGCCAGGCGGGGCATTACGAGGTGGGAACCCAGGCCGGCCACCCACTGGGGGTGTACTCCCACGCCTATGTCGGCGAGGTAGCCCTTGCGCGCATCCTCGCCGACCCCAGCGGTGAGCTGCGGGGCTTGCAGCAGGAAACTCACAGCTATCCGAAGCCGCTGCGCGAAGCGCTCATCGCCCATGCACAATGGGAGGTCCCGTTCACCTTGTCCATTGCCCGCAAGGGCATGGCCGACGGTGACGCCTTCTATATCGCCGGCAGCCTCTTCCGTGCGGTTGGGCTTCTCGTGCAGGCCCTCCACGCTCACGCCGGGAGCTGGGTGCTGAACGAAAAAGGGGCAGTCCAGGCCGCTGGAGAACTTCCGGCCGCTCCCCTGGATTTCGCCGCGCGGGCCCACGGGCTGTTTTCCGTGCCAGGCACTGCCCCGGACGCACTCGCGGCTGCGCTTGATGCCGCCGACGGGCTGGCCGCCGAGGTATGCGGACAGCTGGCGTCCTGACGGGAACCAGGGTGCAGCCGTGCCGCTCTGGCTCGTTTCGGGCACCGCCGGCTTTGTCAGAAGAAGCAGCAGCGTTTGTCGGCTGGTGTCGGGCCGGCAGCGCTTGCAGGCCCGGAATCCGGCCTGCTGAGTGGCGGCGGCGCTCGGGTGGAAGGTCATGTTCTCCATGGGAGCCGCGGGTGGCATCGGCATCGGGTGCTCCGACGGACACGGGCGGTTCCGGCCGTCCGTTGGGCACGATGTAGCTCGAATTGTGGAACCCGAGATCGCGCCGCGTCCCCTACCGCGTGGACGGGGAGACCACGACCACGGGGCGCCCTTGGTACACCCGCCTGCTGAGCTGCTTCTCCAGGCCCCGGCCCAGCATGTTGAGGGGCCACCGGAAGCGCACGTCGAACTGCTGCTGATGGATGTGGTGGATGACGCAGATGTCGGCTGTCCACCGCGGGGTGAACAGGGGCGAGAAGAAGGGGATGCCGTTCTGGAAGTCGATCACCGCGTCGTACGCGTGCCGGTGACGCATCAGATGGCGTGCCGCAGCCGGCATCCCGGCCGGCTCGCCGTGCGGGAGACGGAAGCCGGACCTGCCGGAGCGGGCCGACGTCAGGTACGCCATCAGGACTCGCCTCCGTCAGGCCTGTGCTCGGACCCGCACCTGGAACGTCGGGGCCACACGTACCGATTCGCTGGACAGCCGCCCCCGCCGTCGGCGTCACCTGTGCGACGACCGCGGGTGGTGCGGGAGGAGGCCGCGCGAGCGCGCCGGCGCCTCGGGGCTCCACCCGGCCGGCGCGCGGCTGCACGGCGCACGCCGGCGGAGAACGCGAGCCCGTCCGAGGCACGCCGAGCGGGATGAGCACCTCGGCGGCCCGCGGCTCCGCGGCCTGCGGCCTGCCGCACAGGGCAGGGACGCCCGGGACCGGCAAGGGGTCAGTCGGTTGCCCGCCGCAGCGGGTGGGGGACGGAAGGTGTCCGAGACCGGCTCACCTGAACGGAGATCATCGTCATCCTCTTCCGGAGATTGCTCGCGCTCTCCAACGCATCCGGTTTACAATGTATACATACACCTTCATCCGATTCCTCCCTTCAGTCAAGAGGAGACGGGGGCGGCCCGCTCCAGTCTGGAGAACGGACATGGCGAAGAACCACAAGGACGCCGAGCAGGGACGGAGCGCGAGCGTGCGCCGCATCCGGCACCAGGGCCGCAACGGTCGGCTCAGCCGGGAACGCGTGCTGGCCACCGCCCTCGAACTGGTCGACCGCGAGGGCCTCTCGGCGATGAGCATGCGCAGGGTGGGGGCCGAGCTCGGCGTCGAGGCGATGACCCTCTACCGGTACGCGTCGAGCAAGGACGCGATGCTGGACGGCCTGGTCGAAGCCCTCTATCTGGAACTGGACGTAGCGCTGGCAGCCGACCCGCTCGGCGCGGAACCCGACTGGCGGGCCGAACTGCACCGGGTCGCCCGGGCGACCCACCAGGTGGCCATGGCGCACCCGCATGTGGTTCCCCTGCTGGCGACCCGCATGCTGGCCGTACCTCTGGCCCGCCGGCCACTCGCGGTACTCAAGGACCACGAGCGCGTACTTGTCCTCCTCGAACAGGCGGGACTGGACGAGAGCACCGCTTCCATGGTCTGCCGGGCGATCACTGCCTGGATTCTCGGCTACGCGTTCGTGGAGTTGCAGGCCATGGTCGACAACTCCGAGGAGACCGAGCCCGCGTTCCGGCTCGGCCTGCACCGCATGCCCGTCCAGGAACTTCCCCGGCTGCGGAAGACCGCCCCGGCCATCGCCGAACACGGCGGCCCGGAGGGGCTGGCGGCCGGCCTGGACGCACTCCTCGACCGCTTCGCACCGAACGCCCGCTGATCCAGCCTGCGGTTCCGGCCCCGAAGGTGCGAACCGGGGTCAGCGGCCGCCCCGCCG
The Streptomyces lunaelactis genome window above contains:
- a CDS encoding TetR/AcrR family transcriptional regulator codes for the protein MAKNHKDAEQGRSASVRRIRHQGRNGRLSRERVLATALELVDREGLSAMSMRRVGAELGVEAMTLYRYASSKDAMLDGLVEALYLELDVALAADPLGAEPDWRAELHRVARATHQVAMAHPHVVPLLATRMLAVPLARRPLAVLKDHERVLVLLEQAGLDESTASMVCRAITAWILGYAFVELQAMVDNSEETEPAFRLGLHRMPVQELPRLRKTAPAIAEHGGPEGLAAGLDALLDRFAPNAR
- a CDS encoding GNAT family N-acetyltransferase translates to MVDVAALVEVSADPALRQWTSSPVENDADGARWVQAQQRGWAAGDRFGFAVLEAQPESTHGQLVGNVVLKEITSGKPSAEVGYWTAAHARGRGVAPRALEVLTGWAFDTFAADGLERLELLHQEDNLASCRVAQKSGYDFDRVLPAAPPSFPLDGHLHIRRTDA
- a CDS encoding nucleotidyltransferase domain-containing protein, with protein sequence MDRLVEIANRLTDVSGVVGVCLGGSRARGTHRPDSDFDLGLYYRPPLDTATLRLLAAELTGGSVEVTEPGGWGTWVDGGAWLTVDGHRVDWIYRDLDRVHRIWQECQAGHYEVGTQAGHPLGVYSHAYVGEVALARILADPSGELRGLQQETHSYPKPLREALIAHAQWEVPFTLSIARKGMADGDAFYIAGSLFRAVGLLVQALHAHAGSWVLNEKGAVQAAGELPAAPLDFAARAHGLFSVPGTAPDALAAALDAADGLAAEVCGQLAS